Below is a genomic region from Henckelia pumila isolate YLH828 chromosome 3, ASM3356847v2, whole genome shotgun sequence.
TTCAACAACAATTTGACAAGTATTTATTATTTCCCCTCTACTTACACATACAAACAATAATTATTCTGTTTTGCTGATTCAACTTGTGTCGTACAGTATTTAATTTCCTCCTATTAACTTACTTGATTTAAAAAAGATGCAACTTTCCCTTGTAAAACGTAGGTTTACTCAATATGACATGTTATTCCCTtgacaaattaatattttgcatattatattttttatttctgttcactagtaaaattaatttttagtttCTACTTTGCAACCAAAAGTATTCATTCTTGATTTTGAAAACAGTTTCCTGTATTTGATCTTGGCTCagtcatatttgaatttaaaattgttttctGGAAATATTCCTAAAATTAGCATTGATTTTTGGAGTCACATTGATGTTTTGCGCTATAGAGGTGGTTGTAAGCcatccatttttaaaaaaatccatttGGTTTTAAAAACCAAGTAACTAGTGCTTGAAGTGGAAATCATTCATGATTCTTGTATATTAATCTTTTAgtatatgttattatatataaatttcataaatttaattGTTGGTTGAAGATAAGTTGTGAATTATGGATAAATCTTGGATTCGCTCGGATAGAAGATCTAAATAGTATGAGGAGGGTGTTGAACAGTTCATCAGCAGTTGTTTGCAAAATATCCATGTTGACCCCAATTTAATTCATTGTCCTTGTTGCAAATGTATAAATCTGAAAAAAAGGACCGGTTATGTCCATTCGAGAACATCTTTTTTTTCATGGTTTTAGTCAAAATTATGTCAATTGGATTTGGCATGGCGAGTCTGTCGAAAATGATAGAGTAAATTGGAGTACCAACCAGGATTCAAATGATGATTATCACAAAGACTTTGAAACAACTAATATGTGTGAGGCAGTATACGAGAACTACACAGAAAATCCAGAAGCATTTGTGAAGTTTTTGGAGGACGCAGAGAAACCATTGTACAATGGATGTAAGCGTTACACAAAGTTGAGTGCACTAGTGAAACTGTACAATACCAAAGCAAGGCATGGGATGAGTGATGCTCTATTTTCAGATCTATTAACAGATTTTGGGGATATGCTACCAGATAATCACAATCTGCCATCCTCAACGTATGATGCAAAAAAGACATTGAGTTGTTTGTCGTTGAGTCATGAAAAGATCCATGCTTGTTCCAATGATTGCATCTTTTATAGAAAACAATATAAAGACTGTGTAAGCTGCCCTAAATGTGGCTTGTCGCGTTGGAAGCTAACCAAGAAGAACATTGAGAAGAAAGGTGTTCCTGCCAaggtgatgtggtattttcccCCCATACCAAGATTCAAACGTATGTATAAATCTTTAGAGACCTCAAAAAATTTAACTTGGCATAAAGAAACCACAAGAGTTGCTGGTCAGTTACGTCATCCATCTGATTCACCATCTTGTAGGTTGGTTGATCATATGTGGCCCGACTTTGAAAGTGAGCCAAGAAATCTTCGCTTAGCACTTGCAGCTGATGGAATTAATCCTCATAGCAACCTTAGTAGTCGGTACAGCTGCTGGCCAGTCATGTTGGCCACATATAATCTGCCTCCAAACATGTGCATGAAGAGGAAATTCATCATGTTAACTATGCTCATTTCTGGACCTAAACAGCCAGGTAACGATATAGATGTCTACCTTGATGTGCTAGTTGAAGATTTGCAACGATTGTGGGAAGGAGTTGATGGTGTCTATGATGCTTATCGAAAACAGTTTTTCACTCTTAAAGCAGTTTTATTATGGACCATCAATGACTTTCCTGCCTATGGTAACCTTAGTGGATGTACTACACATGGTTATTTTGCATGTCCAGTATGCGGAGAAAATACTTATGCAAAGCATTTGGAAAATGGGAGGAAAATGTCATTTTTTGGTCATAGACGATTCTTACCACGGTTTCATCCCTATCGGAGGCAAACTAAGGAGTTCAATGGCGTAGAAGAACATGGAGAAACACCTACACCATTATCTGGGGTTATGTTATATGACAAGTTTTCGAACATAAAGTGTGAGTTTGGAAAGAAGATCAGTGTGAAAGGTAAAAAGAGAAAGAAGGAGAAGGAGAATATTGTGGAAGGCAGTACAGAGGAAAAGGATTTAGGAGCAACAGATTTCAGAAAATGTTGGAAGAagaagttaattttttttaatcattctTATTGGAAACACCTACATGTTAGACATTGTCTCGATGTGATGCACATCGAGAAGAATGTTTTTGAATCCCTCATTAATACTTTGATGAATGTTAAAGGAAAAACTAAGGACAATGTGGCAGTTAGGTTGGACATGCTTCAAATGGGAGTTAGGCCTGAATTGAGACCTAAATTTGGTGAGAAAAAAACATATCTTCCTCCTAGTTCATGCTCATTCACAAAAAAAGAGAAGTTACAAGTGTGCCAGTCGTTAATGGATGTAAAAGTTCCAGAAGGTTACTCATCGAACATGAAGAGTCTTGTGTTCATGTCTGAGCTGAAGTTGTCTGGCTTGAAATCTCATGATTGTCATGTTCTAATGCAGCATTTCCTGCCAATACTCATACATGATGCGCTGCCAAAACATGTTAGATACGCAATCATAAGAGTATGCTTCTTCTTCAAAGATATTTGTAGTAAGGTTATAGATGTAGCCAAGTTAGATAAGCTGCAATCTGACTTGGTTGTTACGCTCTGCTTATTGGAGCAGTATTTTCCCCCTTCTTTCTTTGATGTTATGGTGCACTTAACAGTCCATCTTGTTCGAGAAGTCCGATTATGTGGACCTGTTTTCTTCCGGTGGATGTATCCATTCGAAAGATGCATGAAAGTGTTTAAGAGTTATGTAGGCAGTCGAAAACATCCTGAAGGTTGCATTGTTCAGAGATATTCAGCAGAAGAAGCAATTGAGTTTTGTTCTGAATACCTCAATGGAGTTGATCCTGTTGGGATCCCTCAATCAATCTGAGACCCCAATTCAAATGTTCCTGGCTTCTTAGCATGTAACACACCAATGACAGTGCGACAAAGTGATATGCTACAAGCACATTTGACTGTGCTGGAAAATACTGGAGAAGTATTTCCCTACATAATgtaagttattgcattaatacttAGTTCTGCACTTTTTTTATCTGTCAATATCTGCtgtcttttaaaaattaatggaaAAATATTTCCACAGTGAACACAAGACCTTTCTGAAattgatatttccgaaaaaagAGAAAGATGAAAGATGGATACAAGATGCCCACAATAAGAGGTTCATTGACTGGTTTCGTGCAAAGGTTGGGTGgatgaataaatattttttgaagcaTTTTGCGGTAATTTGCATCTACTATTTTAATCACTcgttcaaattaaataaatttcagGTGGCTGCTGAAATAGACAGCCGCAATGTGGAACGACATCAACATTGACATGGTTGGCTCATGGACCACGCTCCCAAGTCATCAAGTATAGTAGTTATGTGGTAAATAGCAATTTATACCAGACAAAGGCGCGAGATGATGAGAGAGTTTGCCAAAACAGTGGGGTTTCTCTAGTTGCAAACACCATGCTTGTTAGTAGTGCCAAAGATAAAAATCCTTTGATGGCTGATGTGTCTTTCTATGGAGTGATTGAAAAAATATGGGAGTTGGACTATCATCAATTTCAAGTTCCACTTTTCAAGTGTGCTTGGGTTGCGAATGACAAAGGAGTAATAAACAACGACGAATGTGGCTTCACCTTGGTCAATTTGAACAAAAGAGGGCACAGGAATGATGAATTTGTCCTTGCAAGTCAAGTCAATCAAGTCTTTTATATTGATGACCCAACAAGAAAAGGATGGTCTATTGTGCTCCCAGTGCCAAATAGGTGTTATGAGGGGGAGGATGATTGTTCGACTAATATTCTCGAGACTCGACCAATTGACAATGTTGTTACTCATGAAATTCCCGTTCATGGAAGATACTTTAGAACAGAACACGAGGGTGTCTGGGAAGCGAACAGAAAAAAATGATGTTTTGCACttttatatcattttttgtTATGTATGAGTAAAGACACTCTatgtatttcaaaaatttatgttatgaacttttattagttttattattgttattattaatgtttatgttatgaaCTCTCCTGTCCCTTCCTTATGTTTATGTATATGTTATTATGtcttttgttattatttatcatgtttatgtttatatttatgttatcatTATATGTTAAtagtggtttgaatattcttatgCAGTGGACAACACATATAATGAGTAAGAGAAGGCAGAAAAATAAAGCTGCAGTTGAGGAGATGCATGGATTAAGTGTTGGTAAGACTCGTGAATATGCAGAGCCACATGCACTTACTAATGGAGAAGAACAAGTAGATGTGCAAAAGAACAAGCGAGGTCGTACAATGATGGCTAAGCAAACTGCTGCTGCAAGATGGGGAAAAAAATCAAAGATTGACTATGATGACTTGGGGCGGCCAACATACAATGCAAATGGGAGGGCACTTCAATCATACATTGGCTCCATTGCTAGATCCATGATGCCAATCAATATAAAGTCTTGGTCTGATGTTCCAAAAAACATAAAACAGAAGGTTTGGGAAGAGATATCGGTAAGTTTATCTTCCAAACATAATAAATATGAACATTAATTGGTTCATTGTTGTATTACTCTATAGATTGACTGTTTTCTTGTCTATACACATAAATTTTCTTTATGGGATTGAATCCATTCGATTCAATCATTCAACtaacatattttattttcagAATGTCTTTGAAGTAGCGCCACAAAGCCAGTCAGCTGTGATGAGTTCAACAGCTCAAAAATGGAGagattttaaaaacaaattgaCTAGTAGATATGTCTGGCCCAACAGACATAATCCTGAAACGTTGATTTCTCCACCAAGTTAATATCAGCTACCAGTAGCAGATTGGAAGGCATTTGTGGATGCCAGACTACATCCATCATGGGAGGTACTTTAAGAATTTCCatgtttattttaataatgacTAATTTCCGTACTTAACTGAAGTAAATTCTGATATAGATTACTCATGAAAAGCAAAAAGACCGGACCAAGCATTGTAAATATCACCATAGACTGTCTCGAAAAGGTTACATTGGCTTGGAGGCTGAGCTGGTAAGCTTTGAGTCATTCGATTGTCATTTTTTCGTGTATAATACACTgtcttatttttttgaatatacGTACATGTATATATTTATCTGTTAATCACATTTGGTGTACATAATTATCCTCTATgttgtttttgaaaatattttgatatccCTTCAGTtaagattttgaatttttgaattgcagaaggaaaaaaatataattgccAAAGATGAAGAAGTTGACAGATCAATTCTTTGGCGCAAAGCTCGGGAAGACAAAGCtggaaaaattacaaatatagAGACATCAGAAATCGCTgcaaaaattgtaaatttttaaCTTTATCGATTTCCATAatgcctttatatatatatctcttggattgattttttatgtttataaatGTAGGATGACTTGTTGGAAAAGAAGGAGAGTGGAGAGTTCAAAGTTTCTGGAATGAATGATGTCCTAACCATTGCATTAGGCAGCCATGAACATTATGGGAGGGTTCGAGGTGTCGGCGGATTTGTAACACCTCAAGTTTTCTTTAAAACTCCTAGAAAGAAAAGGGAATCAGTCCCTACAACTACGATGGAAATCTCCCAAAAACAGTTGGAAGAGACTTAACTTTTGAAGGAGGATTTGGAGAAATTGAAGGTGCAGCTTGCTGCTGTTATGCCAATCATCACCAATCGAGCTTCTGAGATGGTagcatcaaacaagtcatccGAAATTCAGGGCCCAAATGCATCCAAAAATCTGAACCCAAAGCTGTCTGATGATTTTGAAGGTTTTTATGAATGCGGCCCTCCAGACATGAAGGTTATTTATTACTCGATTTCCCATGAATTTAAATTTGGTATAGATTATTTGAGGACCAATTCATAGATCATTGATAATGACTTTAAGCCAAGGGACTgataaaataatacatatatatatataacagtgCGTGTGTGGGAAAGGTTACATAGCTCGCCTGTTTTATTTCCCCAAGCGCTGGCTGAAATTCAAATTTGGATGTTTAGTTGACTGGAAGGTTACATAGCCAGCCTGTTTTATTTCCCTTAGCTTAAATAATTGAAGTCAGTTTCAATAATAAGTGCATGTCATATATCACTATATAAGGCCTGCATCATCCCTAACTCCCTCAACCATAATCTGCATGTTGGCCATGGCTTACTTGGTAGCTGTTAGTGCAGTACCAGATGAATCAGTCGACCACTTTGGTTGGCCAAAACCGTGGGTGTACCAAGTTTTCCGGTTCttgaattatatatgtatatatgataatttattgtttttcaaGGGGAAAAAATGCCACCTTGTCGTGAAAACACGTGGAGATGTGGTGGCATATGGCACAATAGTATCAAGTGGAGGTCCAACTGTTACGATTCAAGATCTTCCACTTGGGGAAGAGAACTTCAAGGTGTTGATTGACGCTGTCCTAGATGAAGCAGCAGAGCTTCCAATCCCAATGAATTGTGGACCAATAGTCATGAAGGATTCACTTGGAGCCATCGTTGGTTGGCCAAAAGTGTTGGTAATTTTTCCAAGGACAAAGGtattttaaaatctttattGAATTATATGTTAGCAATTGTCATATATGTTTCTTGGataatattttactttattCTAAATAGTACGAATATTCTAAATTGTAGAAAGAGACACCTCAACCATTTGCAATTATGGATGTTGCTGGACAGCGTGAAACGTTCATGGAGATTGAAAAAAAGTTACCCATGGCTTGCAAGTATATCTACTCATATGTTGTTAGATTGATGGGCGAAGATGACAGCATTCACATAGAGTTTGAGGAATCTATGTTTGGATGTTCTCAAAGCCTACGGTTGATTAGAGAAGATATCGTTCCATTTATGGAGATGAGGGAGATAGGTGCGAGACAGATTTTGGTTTACATTTGGTATGTTATGTTGcacttaatttttttgtttgcatatttaatattttgtttggTTTGTGTCCATTCTATGATAAATTTTTCACCCATGTATGTAATATTGAGTGCAGTCACCTCTACAAATATTTGAAGGAAGAAGACCGTACAGATTGCATTTCATTTGTGGATCCTGGACACTTACCTACATGCCCACTTGACAGCGATGGCTCTAACCAGTTGGAAGCGGTTTGTAGAGACAGCGTATGCCTCATCCCATACAACACTGGGTATGATTTTAGttctttataaatatataatggaTACTAGTCaattattttatgttgtttCTAAACTCGCAAGTTATTCTTTCAACATCACATTTTTTTAGGTAACATTGGATCTTGACCATCGTCAATGTAGctgaaaatatgatatatttgttggaCTCTACAACAAATAGATGCCGAGACGATGCATGGAAAAAGATAGTGATGAAGTAGGTAGTATATTATATATGCAGTCACTTAtacatatgaaaaaaaaataacttgtTACTTTTTAAATGTAGTGGGGTCAAGCTGTACAATGCATCGAGGGGTATTCCTAAATGGCCAGGTTTTAAACAACTGACGGTATGTGGTGTGCTTACGTATGAATGACATTAATTGATAGGGAAATATTATTTGGATTGTGATTGATGCAATTGAGTTTCAATTTTATTATAGGGAAATCTGAAACAAAGTGGTGGTGTTGAATGTGGATATTATGTGATGAGGTATATGAAGGAAATAGTTGAATGTGAAGTTCTACAGGTGGAAACGATGGTGAGtttcaaatttgaatttatgCTCTTCTTTATTTCAAAATATGCTTGCAAATTAAGCATAACGTTAGCAATCTGTTAGTGATGGTTTTTATTACCATATGGCAAAAGGAATCACATGTGCTTCTGTTAGTGCTTCTGTTAGTGATGGTTTTTCAGCACTATAGCTTCTGTTAGTGATGGTTTCAGCACTATAGCTTCTGAATCACATGTGCTAAAGGATCGAGCCTAGGCTTCAATGATAACATAAATGCACTTGCATGcttttacattttatttttggcTTGGCTTGATAAATTGGGCATCATATGCTAACACAATCTGCTAAGAATAGATCTTGGCAGCAAAGAGGATCTTGAACAACAGTGTCAGCATGCATATGGATTgaaaaaatctattttaaagTGTCAGCATGCTAACACAATCTGCTAAGAatctgtttatgttttgaacaaATCTATTTTAAAGTGtcaatataatcaattaatttcAACAGTGTATGGATTGTATTTGGCTTGGCTTGGCTTggtttaataaattttttgttgagAACTGATCTTGGCAGCAAAGGTATTATTGAACAACATTTTTTGTGGCAAGTTTTAAAACCCATAACAATTAAGCTGATCATACATGTCAGCATGCATACCAAATAGGTTTCTTATTCTTTATTTTGGATTTCAGTTTGCAACTACTTGCCTTGTTGGTTTACCGTGACATTcctatatttttttgaattttagtttGCAGGATGCGTCAAGAATAAGGCGTACAGTCAAGAACAATTTGTTGAAGTTAGAAGTGAATGGAGTGAATTCGTCTACTCGCATGTAGGTGGTTGAATATGTTATTTCAAATTGGGATAATACTTTGTTTTGAGGAAATACGTATGGATGTGTACATGTTTAGGTGGTTGAATATGTCATTTGAAATTGGGATAATACTTCTTTTTGAGGAAATACGTGTGGATGTGTACAAGTATAGTTTTGATAAAACATGTGTGGATATGTGCATATAATTTCGGGTTATTTCGGTGGATAGAGTACTCGTTGATTTATGTATGTGTCGTTTTGGGAtggatttattaattattagtgtatttttaagtttcaaaaatatatttatggcattattgtatctaaattttaatttataaaatgtgTTCTATTGCTTGGCAATTTTAGAATAAACGAAGTAAATCGTTATCTTCTACTtcgtattttaataaaaataccgAGGTAAAACATATTCTATTACTTCAGCAATTTCATTAATAGACGAAGTATAAGAAAGCATTTTACTACGGTAATATatgaaattaacgaagtaaaagatattatATCACTTCGTCCGCTAACaaaattgatgaagtaaaagatATTCTATGGCTTCAGTAATTCCTTAATAAGCGAAGTAAAAGATTGAATTAACTTCGTATAAACACCGAAGTATAATCATAGTTTTTACCTCATTAAAATCATTAACTACcgaagtataagtatatttttgACTTCGTCAATTATGAAATgagcgaagtaaaatatatgtttttactttggcaccggtccaattctgcctccaaaaaatgaccaaagacttcggtaatttttCGTATAAGACTTCGGCGATTCAACAAAGTAAAAACataccctattacttcacgtgacactacttcggtaaaTAAAGGtcctacgacttcggttattaaccgaagtcttaGGCCATTTTTCTACTAGTGGAAGCCAgtacaagcggactcgatctaccccgctcacttctagttcaaaccaagaacttatcgctctgataccacttaatgtgagaaaTCAATTCTAAACTTCTAATCTCGGATACACGGTCACTAACCATACAAGAAGCAAGAAgaaacgaaaataaaaaaaaaattatttgctcctgctacaggcctcgctcgatcggtaactatttatcgatcgagcgagcaaaaccaTTTCCAAGATCTCCAAGCCCTCTCGCTCGATCGCttaaaagttaccgatcgagcgagaaaattTCTGCCTCGCAGAATTAGGaatcctcgctcgatcggtactAAACTGCCGACCGAGCGAGCCCAACCctgaacaaaaactcaaaattgcTCTCGACTCATTTCTCCAACTCAAACTCCATTAAATACATAACAAGGTATAAAATACATGCAATGACAACATTCATTCCTCAATATTCTAATATTAGATACTACAAACATCAAAGAAGTTTGAGTTCTGAACATGCTTCAAAATacaactagattgacatgttgttcgaattctaaaccgagtcccacttatATTCCTTGATCTCAatgctaaccaagtctcctcTGACTCAATCCTGCCcaacctgtttccaagtacacatacaaaacgaAGCAATAGCCGAATAAccccggtgagaataatattcccagtaaaagcaacataacatgcaataacaagtaatatctcaataacatgatataaagacaacatattcaaagttaatacgaatgaaatgcatgtctttaaaaccgggatatcaactctgataatcatTGAATTCTGCTactcttttgggatcccgaggatgagatcacctaacaactcaccgactctcccgatcgaggtggtgtcacgtatctccatcctctagactttggtgcgactacaaggagtatgctgacactaggtgaacttctacaacctagGACCCTCTATTATAGCCCCCAaatcgtctaacaaaaagggttgtACAGCCCCCTGAAATCAAGATTTAGGCTagagatgaatgcatatagaaaacacaaagcattaaaccataattcaattaataacaagagttcaatcacaaaatacaagttccacactCTAGAACAattattgatgcaagtatgtgatttaaggaaaactcaagaaccatctgtcttgagtgttctatcccgcttaaatgatgtctgcttgtacctttctaGATtcaaatagctccaactctggatacgctacagaAAGAGATTATATCAAAATCCATACAACCACTAAAacaaacgctcaaggtaaaactctttaccgctctttgtCTAACTCTTTGacgatcgacttctgctaactctgggctcaacaaacttcaaaccaatctgtacggaggcaaaagaagatcaacaatgaTAATCAAACCCAACTGCCAATggttcaaaaattcaaacaaatcaaaaatcccaaaactcaaaccggcggcataacggctatattctgatcaaatcGAAAACACAGGTAGCAGTATAACATCGCAATCAACTCAAACCAATACCAAAACAATAATATCGATTCAAaaccaacacatcacaaaatcccCATTTTTTAAATATGCTACAAAAATCATTacaattccgaacgacactctttttccgatccgactgataataaacgataagaactagttcATGAACAGCATATCCGAAACCCAATCAATTATAACAACATCTAAAAAAAGAAATATAACTGATCGGataaaaacttactatagaacgaagctctcgctgacGGGATCGCTAAACTAACTTTGGATTAAAATTCTACCAGatggatcgaccggaaaccaaagaagaaaagcttgaagatgCGTTTGGAATTCTTCCATGGAGGAGAGGCGTGTTGGAGGTGATGGAGGAGTGAATATGTAGTGACCCCATATccaaaattaacgattaatgagtaattaatcgtaggatcatgttgagattaagtaaaacatgattaaggaaattccaaatggattaatggaGTCTGGAAATGGATCCAAGACACACAAAATGGTGCGAAAGGTTCGGGAggatcggacgacccgaactagGAACGGAGCCAAGGGTCGGAGGATACaagcagttcggacgctccgaagttgAGTTCGGACAACCCGAACTTGAGCAGTGACATGTGTGTTTGTATCATCGGATGGATGACTTCATGGATGACATAATTTTGAGTTCAAACGATCCAAAGGgcgagatcggaccatccgaacagtgtacgagacaggtgcatggttgcatgcgattggtttgacacgtggcggagttcggacgatccgttGAGGCAATCAGACGGTCCGAAGCAGATCGAACTCTCTGAAGGCATGATCGTACTACCCGatcgtgttctataaatatgggttccGAGCTCTTCATTTGTGCAAATTCCGAatttcctctccttcgcccacgtggctctattttagggccttgggtactcttatttgaGAGTTGaagtagggaatatattttagcatagtcagacagtgtctgacatagtagcggagcagtgctcatgtagtggagccgtgctcaaggctgtggagctgcagcaggggtccGTCCCTAGTttcgggatagtcgccatcagtgggctgacgacggacgcaggtatagctatgatctccttaaattatttaggagtatgcaatagcttagttaaggcttttagagattattaaatgatgcatgggtatttgaatTCTAGAGTTTataataggcttggaacctacagtgggactgctaggactgcctgtagtaaggtacgtaagtactgactaagatagccagcgggtatgcatgcttatgtgttgcatttatgtgtcatatttgcatggattattatgtggcatgtgcatatcatattgtgcttgtacatcttttgagatgagctatcaagggtcgctcagcccagtttggacggttgatgtctagtgcccagtgaccgATGGGTTATGGGTTACTAGCATCCGGGTGACACGGTCCACGTCATGTAGGAATGAgaagtgtacgcagggtttgctccccgggttgtaccactcatgtcctaggcgccagtctgagaaGTTGTaaacagttatcccagatatagaTACCAAAttatattcatttgcatgcatcatgtttgtatgttttacccgtgctttcgtattgatcttagagctcacgtctagtcttttctgtgtatctggacacctcaTTTGATGGGGCAGGTGTAAGTGCAGGTTTGAGCACCAGGATCTTGGAGtcgccagtgaccagtgaagacagcaggattaggtGTAggttttttccctttaggcttatttattcgattgtgttgtataatcgaatttgtttaaccggttgtattcttccggtctgattttatttaagtcttccacatcaatttatttaatgcatgcttaattatgctcttaactctgattaggtagtggatccgggttgggtcgctacatttattggtatcagagttgcatgcaagagacttgggagatagtaatgagaccttggaagtggtgatgatgcggcgattaggttgcccgaagactatcatcatcggcaggaattTTAAGA
It encodes:
- the LOC140889322 gene encoding uncharacterized protein codes for the protein MSIREHLFFHGFSQNYVNWIWHGESVENDRVNWSTNQDSNDDYHKDFETTNMCEAVYENYTENPEAFVKFLEDAEKPLYNGCKRYTKLSALVKLYNTKARHGMSDALFSDLLTDFGDMLPDNHNLPSSTYDAKKTLSCLSLSHEKIHACSNDCIFYRKQYKDCVSCPKCGLSRWKLTKKNIEKKGVPAKVMWYFPPIPRFKRMYKSLETSKNLTWHKETTRVAGQLRHPSDSPSCRLVDHMWPDFESEPRNLRLALAADGINPHSNLSSRYSCWPVMLATYNLPPNMCMKRKFIMLTMLISGPKQPGNDIDVYLDVLVEDLQRLWEGVDGVYDAYRKQFFTLKAVLLWTINDFPAYGNLSGCTTHGYFACPVCGENTYAKHLENGRKMSFFGHRRFLPRFHPYRRQTKEFNGVEEHGETPTPLSGVMLYDKFSNIKCEFGKKISVKGKKRKKEKENIVEGSTEEKDLGATDFRKCWKKKLIFFNHSYWKHLHVRHCLDVMHIEKNVFESLINTLMNVKGKTKDNVAVRLDMLQMGVRPELRPKFGEKKTYLPPSSCSFTKKEKLQVCQSLMDVKVPEGYSSNMKSLVFMSELKLSGLKSHDCHVLMQHFLPILIHDALPKHVRYAIIRVCFFFKDICSKVIDVAKLDKLQSDLVVTLCLLEQYFPPSFFDVMVHLTVHLVREVRLCGPVFFRWMYPFERCMKVFKSYVGSRKHPEGCIVQRYSAEEAIEFCSEYLNGVDPVGIPQSI